The proteins below are encoded in one region of Paracoccus methylovorus:
- a CDS encoding helix-turn-helix transcriptional regulator has protein sequence MARRPALGDRPPAYPDKSTLAAELCVSEATVDDWTKKGILPKPCRLAGSVRWCWADVEAKLTPPAGDPVSPFQKVLHDVI, from the coding sequence ATGGCCCGCCGTCCTGCATTGGGGGACCGTCCCCCGGCTTATCCCGACAAGTCGACACTCGCGGCGGAACTCTGCGTCTCCGAGGCGACGGTCGATGATTGGACCAAAAAGGGCATTCTGCCCAAGCCGTGCCGCCTGGCGGGTTCTGTTCGGTGGTGCTGGGCCGATGTTGAGGCAAAGCTGACCCCGCCGGCCGGCGATCCCGTCAGTCCATTCCAAAAGGTGTTGCACGATGTCATTTAA
- a CDS encoding HNH endonuclease signature motif containing protein has protein sequence MASGATCPCQAKRAAERKARFDKTRPNSSQRGYGRSWEKARKVFLARPENRFCKWPGCDLGHKGGPALASHVDHIIPHKGDSALRDDPRNWQGLCAHHHNSAKQRLERRNIRKAMP, from the coding sequence GTGGCTTCGGGGGCCACCTGCCCATGCCAGGCGAAGCGCGCGGCGGAACGCAAGGCGCGGTTCGACAAGACCCGGCCAAACAGCAGCCAGCGCGGCTATGGGCGCAGTTGGGAGAAGGCCCGCAAGGTCTTTCTCGCGCGGCCCGAGAACCGCTTCTGCAAATGGCCGGGGTGCGATCTGGGCCACAAGGGCGGGCCTGCACTGGCGTCCCATGTCGATCACATCATTCCGCACAAGGGCGATTCTGCGCTGCGGGACGATCCGCGCAACTGGCAGGGGCTTTGCGCCCATCATCACAACAGCGCCAAGCAAAGGCTGGAACGGCGCAACATCCGAAAGGCTATGCCATGA
- a CDS encoding phage major capsid protein — protein sequence MDRIEFKAQFSVDDEGRIEGLASVFGTADRGGDIVHKGAFSGASFPIPMLDGHDQAEVIGVWQEGVETSEGLRVKGKLTLSVPRAREVRDLIMDKALQGLSIGYQATRKAARRGGGRDLHAVDLLEISVVAVPMHPGARITSAKDMTMTDKTEDKTVDKDEGGIAALEAKMADLEKKADTAPLVARLDKIEAKVNRPRGDAEAGEADEKKAAFVEYLRSGVVEGKALTTASDTANHILAPEQVETDFLRNLIEFSPIRTIADVRSTSAAKVILPIRTSVTNAVWVGETQARTGSAPGFDQGAVEIRELATFVDMSLQLSEDSANVLGEVNLALAEDFGQKESLAFVNGSTALEPSGFMVNADIAATDNGHVANLDPDALIAMMYSLPATYRQAGTWVMNGSTLATIRTLKDGDGRYLWQPSYQAGQPETILGRPVVEAVDMPDVAEDAEPIIFGDFKRGYRIYDRLSLSILADPFTQRHLGLARYHARRRVGADVVRPTAFRKLVMAV from the coding sequence ATGGATCGGATCGAGTTCAAGGCGCAGTTCAGCGTTGACGATGAAGGCCGGATCGAGGGCCTTGCCTCCGTATTCGGGACTGCGGATCGCGGTGGCGATATCGTTCACAAGGGCGCGTTTTCCGGCGCATCATTCCCCATTCCCATGCTTGACGGCCACGATCAGGCCGAGGTGATCGGCGTCTGGCAAGAAGGCGTCGAGACGAGCGAGGGGCTGCGGGTCAAGGGCAAGCTCACCCTTTCGGTGCCGCGAGCGCGCGAGGTCCGGGACCTGATCATGGACAAGGCCCTGCAAGGCCTTTCCATCGGTTATCAGGCCACGCGCAAGGCGGCGCGGCGCGGCGGCGGGCGCGATCTTCATGCCGTCGATCTTCTCGAAATCAGCGTGGTTGCGGTGCCGATGCACCCCGGCGCGCGCATCACGTCAGCAAAGGACATGACCATGACGGACAAGACCGAAGATAAAACCGTGGACAAGGACGAGGGCGGCATCGCGGCACTGGAAGCCAAGATGGCCGATCTTGAGAAGAAGGCCGACACCGCGCCGCTGGTAGCACGGCTGGACAAGATCGAGGCCAAGGTGAACCGCCCGCGCGGCGATGCCGAGGCCGGGGAAGCGGACGAAAAGAAGGCGGCGTTTGTCGAATACCTGCGGTCTGGCGTTGTCGAGGGCAAGGCCCTGACCACGGCCAGCGACACGGCCAACCACATCCTTGCGCCCGAACAGGTCGAGACGGACTTTCTGCGCAACCTGATCGAGTTCAGCCCGATCCGCACCATCGCGGATGTGCGCAGCACCAGCGCCGCCAAGGTCATCCTGCCCATCCGCACCAGCGTTACCAACGCGGTCTGGGTTGGCGAGACGCAGGCCCGCACTGGCAGCGCACCGGGTTTCGATCAGGGGGCTGTCGAGATCAGGGAACTTGCCACCTTTGTTGATATGTCGCTGCAACTCTCCGAGGACAGCGCCAACGTGCTGGGCGAGGTCAATCTGGCCTTGGCCGAGGACTTCGGCCAGAAGGAAAGCCTTGCCTTCGTCAACGGCAGCACGGCGCTTGAACCCTCGGGCTTCATGGTAAATGCCGACATTGCCGCCACCGACAACGGCCATGTTGCAAATCTCGATCCCGATGCACTGATCGCGATGATGTATTCGCTGCCCGCGACCTACCGGCAGGCGGGCACATGGGTGATGAACGGCAGCACTCTGGCAACCATCCGCACCCTGAAAGACGGGGATGGGCGCTATCTGTGGCAGCCGAGCTATCAGGCCGGACAGCCCGAAACCATCCTTGGCCGTCCGGTGGTCGAGGCGGTGGACATGCCTGACGTCGCGGAAGATGCCGAACCCATCATTTTCGGGGACTTCAAGCGCGGCTATCGCATCTATGACCGGCTGTCGCTGTCGATCCTTGCCGATCCGTTCACCCAGCGCCATCTGGGGCTGGCGCGCTATCACGCCCGCCGCCGCGTCGGCGCTGATGTGGTTCGCCCGACCGCCTTCCGCAAGCTGGTCATGGCCGTCTGA
- a CDS encoding phage portal protein, with the protein MSIWTYLRKAFTPEQKSLASPDAAMEVIFGAETTSVGAVVSSQAALRVPAVANAIQLISEAVASLDVTVKRIEGSAEVDVPDHPALAILRGEANDWTSGFEMIRQIVIDALKSDAGGLAWVNRVNGKPHEIIRYATSAMRFDTDLETGERFYWLMNRPIPARDVIHLLPPLGRAPLSLAREAIGIALALDRHASKLFTRGARPSGALLIPQGIGEEAVKAARKAWRTAHEGEDQGRTAILYDGMTFEPFTFNSTDAQFLENRRFQIEEIGRAFNIPSPMLGALERATWSNSEQKGREFLSYTLEPWLLGLEGALRRALFSDAERRDHVIRFDRDDLTRADLATRATVINSLIASRTINPNEGRGWLGVPPRPGGDEFLNPNISAAPVPHLIGKPVSKEETDATE; encoded by the coding sequence ATGAGCATCTGGACCTATCTTCGCAAAGCCTTCACGCCCGAGCAAAAGTCGCTCGCCTCGCCCGATGCGGCGATGGAGGTCATCTTCGGTGCCGAGACAACTTCGGTCGGCGCTGTGGTATCGTCGCAAGCGGCACTGCGGGTGCCCGCCGTCGCCAATGCGATCCAGCTTATCAGCGAGGCGGTTGCCAGCCTTGACGTGACGGTGAAGCGGATCGAGGGCAGCGCCGAGGTTGATGTTCCCGATCACCCGGCGCTTGCCATCCTGCGCGGTGAGGCGAACGACTGGACCTCGGGTTTCGAGATGATCCGGCAGATCGTCATTGACGCCCTGAAAAGCGATGCGGGCGGCCTGGCGTGGGTCAACCGGGTGAACGGCAAGCCGCATGAGATAATCCGCTACGCCACCTCGGCAATGCGCTTCGACACCGATCTTGAGACGGGCGAGCGGTTCTATTGGCTGATGAATCGACCGATCCCGGCGCGCGATGTGATCCACCTGTTGCCGCCGCTGGGTCGTGCGCCCCTGTCGCTGGCGCGGGAAGCTATCGGGATTGCGCTGGCGCTGGACCGTCACGCAAGCAAACTGTTCACCCGTGGCGCGCGTCCGTCTGGGGCGCTGCTGATCCCGCAAGGCATTGGCGAGGAAGCGGTGAAGGCGGCGCGGAAGGCGTGGCGCACCGCGCATGAGGGCGAGGATCAGGGCCGCACGGCGATCCTTTATGACGGCATGACGTTCGAGCCGTTCACCTTCAACTCGACCGATGCGCAGTTCCTTGAAAACCGCCGCTTCCAGATCGAGGAAATCGGGCGGGCGTTCAACATCCCGTCGCCCATGCTTGGCGCATTGGAGCGGGCCACATGGTCCAACTCGGAACAGAAGGGCCGCGAGTTCCTGTCCTACACCCTTGAGCCGTGGTTGCTGGGGCTGGAAGGGGCGTTGCGGCGGGCGCTGTTTTCGGATGCCGAGCGGCGCGACCATGTGATCCGCTTCGACCGCGACGACCTGACGCGGGCCGATCTGGCGACCCGCGCGACGGTCATCAACAGCCTGATCGCCAGCCGCACCATCAACCCGAACGAGGGCCGGGGCTGGCTTGGCGTGCCGCCTCGCCCGGGCGGCGATGAATTCCTTAACCCGAACATCAGCGCGGCACCTGTTCCGCACCTGATCGGAAAGCCCGTTTCCAAGGAAGAAACCGATGCAACTGAATGA
- a CDS encoding helix-turn-helix transcriptional regulator, with translation MPPLDRWRVDAMLEPERKIWGLNQIAEVLGVSVNTARTWAQLPNVPIYKPSGSGSYFAFRSELLAWLRRKT, from the coding sequence ATGCCGCCGCTGGACCGCTGGCGCGTCGATGCGATGCTTGAGCCTGAACGGAAAATCTGGGGGCTGAACCAGATCGCCGAGGTGCTGGGCGTGAGTGTCAATACGGCCCGCACATGGGCGCAGTTGCCGAATGTGCCGATCTACAAGCCGTCCGGTTCGGGAAGCTATTTTGCCTTCCGCTCCGAACTTCTCGCATGGCTTCGCCGCAAGACCTAA
- a CDS encoding glutamate-5-semialdehyde dehydrogenase — protein MKDLTSSDADALIADLGQKARKAAAALAEATAERKYAALIGAAEAILKSENAILDANAEDMHYAEAKGLSPAMLDRLLLDPARIRAMAEALRSVAAQEDPVGKILAEWDRPNGLHIQRVATPLGVIGVIYESRPNVTADAAALALKAGNAVILRGGSESLNSSAAIHKALVTGLKQAGLPEASVQMVPTRDREAVAAMLRAQEFIDVIVPRGGKGLVGLVQKEARVPVFAHLEGICHVYADRDADLDKARRVVLNAKTRRTGICGAAECLLIDWQFYTKHGPVLVQDLLDAGVEVRAEGELAKIPGTISAEPSDFGQEFLDKIIAAKLVDGVDEAIAHIRRYGSGHTESILTESDATAERFFKGLDSAILMRNASTQFADGGEFGMGGEIGIATGKMHARGPVGAEQLTSFKYLVTGDGTIRP, from the coding sequence ATGAAAGACCTGACCTCTTCCGATGCCGATGCACTGATCGCGGATCTTGGGCAAAAGGCCCGCAAGGCCGCCGCTGCGCTGGCCGAGGCAACGGCCGAGCGCAAATATGCCGCCTTGATCGGTGCCGCCGAAGCGATCCTGAAGTCCGAGAATGCAATTCTCGACGCCAATGCCGAGGACATGCACTACGCCGAAGCGAAAGGGCTGAGCCCCGCCATGCTCGACCGGCTGTTGCTGGATCCCGCACGCATCCGCGCCATGGCCGAGGCGCTGCGCTCGGTCGCGGCGCAGGAGGACCCGGTCGGCAAGATCCTGGCCGAATGGGACCGGCCGAACGGGTTGCATATCCAGCGCGTTGCGACGCCTTTGGGCGTTATCGGCGTGATTTATGAAAGCCGGCCGAATGTTACCGCCGATGCGGCCGCGCTGGCGCTCAAGGCCGGCAACGCGGTGATCCTGCGCGGCGGTTCAGAAAGCCTCAACAGCTCGGCCGCCATCCACAAGGCGCTGGTCACGGGGCTGAAGCAAGCCGGGCTGCCCGAGGCTTCGGTGCAGATGGTGCCGACCCGCGACCGCGAGGCTGTCGCCGCCATGCTGCGCGCGCAGGAATTCATCGACGTGATCGTGCCGAGAGGCGGCAAGGGTCTGGTGGGGCTGGTGCAGAAGGAGGCCCGCGTCCCGGTTTTTGCCCATCTGGAGGGCATCTGCCACGTCTATGCCGACCGCGACGCCGATCTAGACAAGGCCCGTCGCGTGGTTCTGAATGCCAAGACCCGCCGCACCGGCATCTGCGGTGCTGCCGAATGCCTGCTGATCGACTGGCAGTTCTACACGAAACACGGCCCCGTGCTGGTGCAGGATCTGCTGGACGCCGGCGTCGAGGTGCGGGCCGAGGGCGAGTTGGCAAAGATCCCGGGCACCATTTCGGCCGAGCCTTCGGATTTCGGGCAAGAATTCCTGGACAAGATCATCGCCGCGAAACTGGTGGATGGTGTGGACGAGGCGATCGCCCATATCCGCCGCTACGGTTCGGGTCATACCGAATCGATCCTGACCGAAAGCGACGCCACTGCCGAGCGTTTCTTCAAAGGGCTGGACAGCGCCATCCTGATGCGCAACGCCTCAACGCAATTCGCGGATGGAGGCGAGTTCGGCATGGGCGGTGAGATCGGCATCGCCACCGGCAAGATGCATGCCCGCGGACCGGTGGGCGCCGAGCAACTGACCAGCTTCAAATATCTGGTTACCGGCGACGGCACCATCCGCCCCTGA
- a CDS encoding Arc family DNA-binding protein, translating to MAIMAQNTENRALNDKFMLRLPDGMRDRIKAAAERNNRSMNAEIVMALEYWLEADLPYELAVSAGAGPEDARRMGMEDWTERSEIIEDTFKQELERSIDFLNQLRRQLKVRHTKPESDD from the coding sequence ATGGCCATCATGGCACAGAACACTGAAAATCGCGCGCTCAACGATAAATTCATGCTCCGCCTTCCCGATGGGATGCGGGACCGGATCAAGGCCGCCGCAGAACGAAACAACCGCAGTATGAACGCCGAAATCGTCATGGCGTTGGAATACTGGCTTGAGGCAGACCTGCCTTATGAACTCGCAGTCAGCGCGGGCGCAGGCCCTGAAGATGCTCGCAGGATGGGAATGGAAGACTGGACAGAGCGCAGCGAAATCATTGAGGATACGTTCAAGCAAGAGCTTGAACGATCAATAGATTTCCTTAACCAGCTTCGACGTCAGCTTAAGGTTCGACACACCAAGCCCGAGTCAGATGACTAA
- a CDS encoding head-tail connector protein: MAIVTLEQMKDQLGLTADQDADDALISGKIEAAQDHVERLLGYTFAERYPDPAIIPASLKEAVMQLAAWWFENREAVSDVSRSLPFGVAEIVNEYREWAF, from the coding sequence ATGGCAATCGTCACGCTTGAACAGATGAAAGACCAGCTTGGGTTGACGGCAGATCAGGACGCAGATGACGCCCTGATTTCCGGCAAGATCGAAGCCGCCCAGGATCACGTCGAACGCTTGCTGGGATACACCTTTGCCGAGCGTTACCCCGATCCGGCCATCATCCCGGCATCGCTGAAAGAAGCGGTGATGCAGCTTGCCGCATGGTGGTTCGAGAACCGCGAGGCGGTCAGCGACGTGAGCCGCAGCCTGCCGTTCGGCGTGGCCGAGATTGTCAATGAATATCGAGAGTGGGCGTTCTGA
- a CDS encoding GNAT family N-acetyltransferase, translated as MTPETSYFATRLATDEADLLAAQRLRYRVFVEELGGDGALVDHRNRLERDEFDPVVDHLVLVDDRRSRDALDHVVGVYRLFPGDRAETFGRFYCDSEYDLTSLRTSGRSLLELGRSCVDPAYRGGSGMFLMWNTLAEYVLARGIDILFGVASFHGTDVQTLAQPLSWLHHHHLAPESIRPRARPDGYHRMDLIAPEELDRRAAMAGMPALIKAYLRLGGVVGEGAWLDHAFNTTDVFLMVDTKAMSQKHLKFYETRQGQ; from the coding sequence ATGACGCCAGAGACGTCCTATTTCGCAACCCGTCTGGCAACGGACGAAGCCGACCTTCTGGCCGCGCAGCGATTGCGCTATCGCGTCTTTGTCGAAGAGTTGGGCGGCGACGGCGCGCTGGTCGATCACCGCAACCGGCTTGAGCGCGACGAATTCGACCCGGTGGTGGATCATCTGGTGCTGGTGGACGACCGGCGTTCGCGCGATGCTCTGGATCATGTGGTGGGCGTCTATCGCCTGTTCCCCGGTGACCGGGCCGAGACATTCGGCCGATTCTATTGCGACAGCGAATATGATCTGACGTCACTGCGCACCTCGGGGCGGTCGCTGCTTGAACTGGGCCGGTCCTGCGTCGATCCGGCCTATCGCGGCGGCTCGGGGATGTTCCTGATGTGGAACACGCTGGCGGAATATGTGCTGGCGCGCGGGATTGATATCCTGTTCGGCGTCGCATCGTTCCATGGCACCGATGTGCAGACGCTGGCGCAACCGCTGTCATGGCTGCATCATCACCATCTGGCCCCCGAGTCGATCCGACCCCGCGCCCGCCCCGACGGTTATCACCGGATGGACCTGATCGCCCCCGAAGAGCTGGATCGCCGCGCCGCCATGGCGGGGATGCCGGCGCTGATCAAGGCTTATCTGCGGCTGGGCGGCGTGGTGGGCGAAGGCGCCTGGCTGGACCACGCGTTCAACACCACCGATGTATTCCTGATGGTCGATACCAAGGCCATGTCGCAAAAGCACCTCAAGTTCTACGAAACCCGGCAGGGGCAATGA
- a CDS encoding DUF3553 domain-containing protein, which produces MNEILEPGMIVRHPGAPEWGTGQVQSRIGDRITINFTNAGKQVVNGRHINLELVAGDPS; this is translated from the coding sequence ATGAATGAAATCCTGGAACCCGGCATGATCGTGCGCCATCCCGGCGCGCCCGAGTGGGGGACCGGACAGGTCCAGTCCCGCATCGGTGACCGTATCACCATCAACTTTACCAATGCGGGCAAACAGGTCGTGAATGGCAGACATATCAATCTTGAACTGGTTGCAGGCGACCCCTCATAG
- a CDS encoding histidine phosphotransferase family protein: MNDLTIQRPSKAHGVPAPERMAALAGSRLCHDIVSPLGAIGNGLELLQLSGDWPGIGHSPEMQLIAESVEAARARLRWFRVAFGHAAPDQRLSLTELAALFADAEKAGRIRLRLDAEGDLPRPEARMILLALMCFETAMPWGGSVLVCRGAQGWRLVAECSRSKSDPALWSWLDPDPQRERPEPGSSEVHFLLLGSFARADNRPLIWELDETGGEISF, encoded by the coding sequence ATGAACGATCTGACAATCCAACGCCCGTCCAAAGCCCACGGCGTCCCTGCGCCCGAGCGTATGGCCGCTTTGGCCGGCTCGCGGCTTTGCCATGACATCGTTTCGCCACTTGGCGCGATCGGCAACGGACTGGAACTGTTGCAGCTTTCGGGGGACTGGCCGGGGATCGGCCACAGCCCCGAAATGCAGCTTATCGCCGAAAGCGTCGAGGCGGCGCGGGCACGATTGCGCTGGTTTCGCGTGGCTTTTGGCCATGCCGCACCGGACCAGCGGTTAAGCCTGACCGAGCTGGCCGCGCTTTTTGCCGATGCCGAGAAAGCCGGTCGCATCCGCCTGCGGCTTGACGCCGAGGGCGATCTGCCGCGTCCCGAGGCGCGCATGATCCTGCTGGCGCTAATGTGCTTTGAAACCGCCATGCCCTGGGGTGGAAGCGTTCTGGTCTGCCGAGGCGCCCAAGGCTGGCGGCTGGTCGCCGAATGCAGCCGCTCCAAGTCCGACCCGGCATTGTGGTCCTGGCTTGATCCCGATCCGCAGCGTGAGCGCCCCGAGCCCGGCTCTTCCGAGGTGCATTTCCTGTTGCTTGGCAGTTTTGCCCGGGCGGACAATCGCCCGCTTATCTGGGAGCTGGACGAAACCGGGGGTGAGATCTCGTTTTGA
- a CDS encoding DUF4145 domain-containing protein produces the protein MHYTCPYCQIRQIVQADQRYVETVHIHVEKNAEGQIGFTIEATTCANPDCAQTTLIGRLRNMRTDAIGRMSPTPGSLESWTLRPQGAARPIPDYIPQAIREDYTEACRIRDLSPKAAATLIRRCLQSMIRDFCNIKKHSLDQEIKALRGAVDAGTAPRGVSDESVDAIDRIRAIGNIGAHMEKDIDLIIPVEPDEAQLLIELTEMLFDEWYIAREKRGARLAALKEMADSKKELRTPQLPPDTGA, from the coding sequence ATGCATTATACCTGCCCCTATTGCCAGATCCGGCAGATTGTCCAAGCAGACCAGCGCTATGTTGAAACAGTTCATATCCATGTGGAGAAAAACGCAGAAGGACAGATAGGCTTTACAATCGAAGCCACTACTTGCGCCAACCCTGACTGTGCGCAAACCACCCTAATCGGTCGCCTTAGAAATATGAGAACTGACGCAATCGGTCGCATGAGTCCGACGCCCGGTTCTCTCGAGTCTTGGACATTGCGCCCACAAGGGGCAGCTCGACCCATTCCTGACTACATTCCTCAAGCTATCAGGGAAGACTATACTGAGGCTTGCCGCATCCGCGACCTAAGTCCAAAGGCCGCTGCGACCCTGATCCGTCGCTGCCTCCAAAGCATGATAAGAGATTTCTGCAACATCAAAAAGCATAGCTTGGATCAAGAAATCAAAGCACTAAGAGGGGCGGTGGACGCAGGAACCGCGCCTAGGGGCGTATCGGACGAGAGCGTCGATGCCATCGACCGGATTAGAGCAATTGGCAACATCGGCGCCCATATGGAAAAGGATATCGATCTCATTATTCCGGTGGAACCCGACGAAGCGCAGCTCTTGATCGAGCTGACCGAGATGCTGTTCGACGAATGGTATATCGCACGGGAAAAGCGTGGCGCTCGACTTGCTGCCCTCAAAGAGATGGCAGACAGCAAAAAGGAACTCCGCACCCCTCAACTACCCCCTGACACAGGGGCATAG
- a CDS encoding Arc family DNA-binding protein: MRDRIKAMAGENERSMNAEIVFHLRKAIAAAGQNEQDRQGGHPDGLMQS, translated from the coding sequence ATGCGGGACCGAATCAAGGCGATGGCGGGCGAGAACGAGCGTTCGATGAACGCGGAAATCGTCTTTCATCTTCGCAAGGCCATCGCTGCAGCCGGCCAGAACGAACAAGACCGCCAGGGCGGCCACCCTGACGGTCTCATGCAATCCTAA
- a CDS encoding HK97-gp10 family putative phage morphogenesis protein, with the protein MADDGGLSSFQKRMRAIPKAAREAVKPALMKSAYEIQDAMEALAPEDTGDLIGSITVTGPGQSTPPYSQPGGSMVVPENEVAITVGNTAVRYPHLVEYGTVNSQAQPFFWPAFRMTRKRALARIKRAIGKAIREAK; encoded by the coding sequence ATGGCGGATGATGGCGGTCTTTCCAGCTTCCAGAAGCGCATGCGGGCCATCCCCAAGGCTGCCCGCGAGGCGGTCAAGCCTGCGCTGATGAAATCGGCCTATGAGATACAGGACGCCATGGAGGCGCTGGCCCCCGAGGATACGGGCGACCTGATAGGCTCGATCACCGTCACCGGGCCGGGGCAATCCACGCCGCCCTATAGCCAGCCGGGCGGCTCAATGGTGGTCCCTGAAAACGAGGTGGCAATCACTGTGGGCAATACCGCCGTGCGCTATCCCCATCTGGTCGAATACGGCACCGTCAATTCGCAAGCGCAGCCGTTCTTCTGGCCGGCCTTCCGCATGACCCGAAAGCGGGCCTTGGCTCGCATCAAGCGGGCCATCGGCAAAGCAATCCGGGAGGCGAAATGA